One region of Rhineura floridana isolate rRhiFlo1 chromosome 20, rRhiFlo1.hap2, whole genome shotgun sequence genomic DNA includes:
- the LOC133373642 gene encoding uncharacterized protein LOC133373642 isoform X2 has protein sequence MLICGKKVDSATGTFLILLIFGLTFASYFWKRSTVQHDINRKTSWLKPHNHCYRGQPITDTITQLEDNHSFIIAPYFDHRSELLIRVISIVHHEKVKELYCLFCCQDYNSSIIMVKANIDIHKDRFAFPYGTADLLCLEPQNCYPRYMSVRTSLELNFAQVPIFEIQNQNIESPPLEFTVCISTMFGGYNNILQFVQSIEMYKILGAQKMVIYKNKCSQLMEKVLEYYVSEGIIEIIPWPIHLYLSVSAYWHYSMDAKDIGYYGQITALNDCVYRNMYRSKYVLLNDVDEIILPIKDADWKSLMQRLQEQNPGRGVFLFENHVFRNTVSAPTSPFNFSSWSPVPGVNMFQHIYKEPNRKSDFNNKKMVVDPRKVIQTSIHSVLKMYGDPVEVSSEIAINFHCRIPERKDVPNEALIRDTILWRYNTTLIANINKVLHKSNILESNTKL, from the coding sequence ATGTTAATCTGTGGGAAAAAAGTTGACTCAGCTACTGGGACATTCCTCATTCTCTTGATCTTTGGGTTAACTTTTGCATCATATTTCTGGAAGAGGAGTACAGTGCAGCATGATATAAATAGAAAAACCAGCTGGCTAAAACCTCACAACCACTGTTATAGAGGCCAACCTATTACTGACACAATCACACAACTGGAAGATAATCACAGCTTTATCATAGCCCCATATTTTGACCATAGAAGCGAACTACTCATTCGTGTGATTAGTATTGTTCATCATGAGAAAGTTAAGGAACTGTACTGCTTGTTCTGCTGTCAAGATTATAACAGTAGTATTATCATGGTGAAGGCTAATATAGATATTCACAAAGACCGGTTTGCATTCCCCTATGGAACAGCAGATTTACtatgcttggaaccacaaaactGTTATCCACGGTATATGTCAGTTCGTACGTCACTTGAACTGAATTTTGCCCAAGTACCAATTTTTGAAATACAAAACCAGAACATTGAAAGCCCCCCCCTAGAATTTACAGTGTGTATCTCTACTATGTTTGGAGGTTACAATAACATCTTGCAGTTTGTACAGAgcatagagatgtataaaatacTTGGCGCACAGAAAATGGTCATTTATAAGAACAAGTGCAGCCAATTAATGGAGAAAGTTCTAGAGTACTATGTCTCTGAAGGAATAATTGAAATCATTCCCTGGCCTATCCACTTGTATCTTAGTGTTTCTGCTTACTGGCATTATTCCATGGATGCCAAAGATATTGGCTACTATGGTCAAATTACAGCCCTCAACGACTGTGTCTACCGCAACATGTATAGAAGCAAGTATGTGTTGCTAAATGATGTTGATGAAATTATTCTCCCTATTAAGGATGCAGATTGGAAATCCTTAATGCAAAGACTTCAGGAACAAAATCCAGGAAGAGGTGTCTTCCTATTTGAAAACCATGTCTTCCGTAATACTGTGTCTGCCCCCACTAGTCCATTCAACTTCTCATCATGGAGCCCTGTCCCTGGTGTAAATATGTTTCAGCATATCTACAAGGAACCTAACAGAAAAAGTGACTTCAATAACAAAAAAATGGTTGTTGACCCAAGGAAGGTGATTCAGACATCTATCCACTCTGTTCTCAAGATGTATGGAGATCCTGTGGAAGTCTCCAGTGAAATTGCCATTAACTTTCACTGCAGGATACCTGAACGCAAAGATGTGCCCAATGAAGCCTTGATTCGAGACACAATCCTCTGGAGATACAACACAACTTTGATTGCAAATATTAACAAAGTCCTGCACAAATCCAATATTTTAGAAAGTAATACCAAattatga
- the LOC133373642 gene encoding beta-1,4-galactosyltransferase galt-1-like isoform X1, protein MAKVTGTLLQHLKEMMSRYRRMTSLVLVTFLTILSFGAYFWLMQTPFLVKTKPSTDLCKGEIVNETITALQYNKTLIISPYHDDRQQNLTRVIAIVHYKKIQDLYCWFCCSHDGHVSIIRATVDIHLDRTEFPVGMADIVCLEPRGCFPKYVSIHSSPRGKIDKIPRFEIRNRVPRDSFSAEFTVCLSGMFGNDSNVLQFIQSMEMYKILGAQKVLIYMYSCSQLIQKLLKFYVAEGTVEIIPWPILSHVNFSSFWYSPKDWYYGKTTVVNDCIYRNMYRSKYVILNDIDEIILPIKYPSWKTMISNLEDQNPGTGIFLFENYLFPQNVFSSIDTFKISFWKIVPGANILQHIYREPTRLRFSNQRKMIVNPRKVVQTSLHSVLKGYGRTLEVPREIAILYHCRKHTKKEIPRKYLIRDASIWRYNMSLINNVNKVLKEQFPRKSFKSIWKKF, encoded by the exons ATGGCAAAAG ttacagGCACTTTGTTACAACATCTAAAGGAGATGATGAGTCGCTATAGAAGGATGACTTCGCTGGTGCTAGTCACTTTTCTAACCATCCTGTCATTTGGAGCGTACTTCTGGCTGATGCAAACCCCTTTCCTGGTGAAAACAAAGCCGTCAACTGATCTCTGCAAAGGTGAGATTGTCAACGAGACAATAACAGCTttacagtacaataaaacattaatCATTTCACCGTATCATGACGACAGACAGCAAAACCTAACCCGTGTGATCGCAATAGTGCACTACAAGAAAATACAGGACCTCTATTGCTGGTTTTGCTGTAGTCACGATGGCCATGTCTCTATAATAAGAGCCACTGTAGACATTCACTTGGATAGGACTGAATTCCCTGTTGGGATGGCAGACATAGTGTGCTTGGAACCAAGAGGGTGTTTTCCAAAATATGTCTCAATTCATTCATCACCTAGAGGAAAAATCGACAAGATACCAAGATTTGAAATTAGAAACCGTGTGCCCAGGGATTCTTTTTCCGCTGAATTCACTGTTTGTCTCTCTGGCATGTTTGGAAACGACAGCAATGTCTTGCAGTTCATACAAAGCATGGAAATGTATAAAATTCTTGGTGCACAGAAAGTGTTGATCTACATGTACAGCTGCAGCCAGCTCATACAGAAGTTACTGAAGTTTTATGTTGCAGAAGGCACCGTTGAGATCATACCGTGGCCAATTCTTTCACATGTTAACTTCTCTTCTTTCTGGTATTCACCCAAGGATTGGTACTATGGGAAAACAACAGTCGTAAACGATTGCATCTACCGCAATATGTACAGGAGCAAATATGTAATTCTTAACGACATTGATGAAATTATCCTACCTATTAAATATCCGAGTTGGAAAACAATGATCAGCAATCTTGAGGATCAAAATCCAGGGACAGGCATCTTCTTGTTTGAGAATTATTTATTTCCCCAGAATGTATTTTCCTCTATCGACACATTCAAAATCTCATTCTGGAAAATTGTCCCAGGTGCTAATATACTGCAGCATATTTACAGAGAGCCCACTAGACTGCGGTTCAGTAATCAGAGAAAAATGATTGTTAATCCGAGAAAAGTGGTTCAGACTTCCCTCCACTCTGTTCTCAAGGGTTACGGTAGGACACTGGAAGTTCCAAGAGAGATTGCAATTCTTTACCATTGCAGAAAGCACACTAAAAAAGAGATCCCTCGAAAATATCTCATTAGGGATGCATCAATCTGGAGGTACAATATGTCTTTGATCAACAATGTTAACAAAGTACTTAAAGAACAATTCCCTAGAAAGAGTTTCAAGTCCATTTGGAAGAAATTCTAA
- the LOC133373818 gene encoding uncharacterized protein LOC133373818 codes for MSYLWNKSYMVAALSIILFTSVIIHSYLYKGETSPVPMFCSRKHANGTITPLKDNRTFIVAAYHDNRQNGMKMTRVIGIVHHHDTKGLYCWFCCPVIDGLYVSQAEIDVHRDRFDFPYGTGDLSCLEPENCEPRYVMLHRSPKSNIHQLPWFEIRNRDVGDSRVDFTVCISTMFGEYNNVLQFVQAVEMYKILGAGKVVIYKNSCSKLMAKVLDVYAAEGIAEIISWPINSYLNVSSHWHHSKDHTKDLGYYGQVTTLNDCIYRNMYTSKYLLLNVVDEVILPVRYPDWGTMMKALQKKSPEAGVFLFENHIFPKTVFTPTDPFNISSWDAVPGVNMLQHVMREPDRKHIFNPRKMIVDPRRVVQTSVHSVLKAYGESIFIPMDVAYVYHCRAPLQEKLPRESLIKDTTLWRYNKSLVTNVNRVLQQVTLET; via the coding sequence ATGTCTTACCTTTGGAACAAATCATATATGGTGGCTGCCCTTTCCATTATCTTATTCACTTCAGTCATAATCCATTCCTACCTCTACAAAGGAGAAACTTCTCCTGTGCCAATGTTCTGCAGCAGAAAACATGCCAATGGTACCATCACACCCTTAAAAGACAACAGAACCTTTATCGTTGCTGCATACCACGACAACAGACAAAATGGGATGAAAATGACACGGGTGATTGGAATAGTCCACCACCATGACACCAAGGGACTTTATTGCTGGTTCTGCTGCCCAGTCATTGATGGACTATATGTCTCCCAGGCTGAAATAGATGTCCATCGTGATAGATTTGATTTCCCTTACGGCACTGGAGACTTGAGTTGTCTGGAACCGGAAAATTGCGAGCCTCGCTATGTGATGCTGCATAGGTCTCCTAAGAGCAATATTCACCAGCTCCCATGGTTTGAAATAAGAAACCGTGATGTTGGGGACTCTCGTGTGGATTTCACCGTCTGTATCTCAACCATGTTTGGGGAATACAACAATGTCTTGCAGTTTGTGCAGGCTGTGGAGATGTATAAAATCCTTGGAGCGGGGAAAGTAGTGATCTACAAGAACAGCTGCAGCAAGTTGATGGCAAAGGTGTTGGACGTCTATGCAGCAGAAGGGATTGCCGAAATAATCTCCTGGCCAATTAATTCGTACCTCAATGTTTCATCTCATTGGCATCACTCCAAGGATCATACAAAAGATCTTGGATACTACGGGCAAGTCACCACCTTAAACGACTGCATCTACCGCAACATGTACACATCCAAATATTTGCTTCTGAATGTCGTCGATGAAGTGATTCTCCCTGTTCGATACCCGGACTGGGGAACCATGATGAAAGCTCTGCAGAAAAAAAGCCCAGAGGCTGGTGTATTCCTCTTTGAGAACCATATCTTCCCTAAAACTGTATTCACCCCCACCGATCCATTCAATATCTCCTCTTGGGACGCAGTGCCTGGGGTCAACATGTTGCAGCATGTGATGCGGGAGCCTGATAGGAAACACATTTTTAATCCCCGGAAAATGATAGTTGACCCAAGGAGAGTGGTTCAGACCTCCGTCCACTCTGTTCTCAAGGCATATGGGGAGAGCATTTTCATTCCAATGGATGTGGCCTATGTGTACCACTGTCGGGCTCCCCTTCAAGAAAAACTGCCTAGGGAATCCCTGATCAAGGATACGACACTCTGGAGATATAACAAGTCGCTAGTAACGAATGTTAACCGAGTTCTGCAACAAGTAACATTAGAAACATAA